The Carassius carassius chromosome 9, fCarCar2.1, whole genome shotgun sequence genome includes a region encoding these proteins:
- the LOC132149489 gene encoding zinc finger protein 750-like, which produces MDTLQGRKPKKPHYIPRPPGKPFKYQCFQCPFTCNIKSHLFNHMKYNLCKNSISLVSQRIEQTGKTQRPSQHNFPFNQKSKEPPLEAEVSKPIERVNDKVEQEKMGKGTREKPESPIEGVTNDVTEQICKTRDKNGDIDIEQNKISSAFSPVARTCESEALAQSPHKDDQSSTSAIPQFYHQMAPWAPPASTAPLLPLIPEYPSYMVSERPLHSLYTPFSHNQANTPAYQLIPRETQRPLVPSPLVPPSTSLLHPYHYRYTHSIISGPPLPYSLYQHPEFSMSLQRTRYLPLDVYSNRFYPREYGGHLVPLPHPESYSRLPEDRAFQEHKTVDKGTRQSPLEGCAASGSPDRPSTADVTQRIPVTLRHASHGEIFPVIQSQHTESVATTVTENLPKKSFGQTQESLLQNKERNEPQTTASARSSEISSEKEDEDTEEEPAPLNLSKRDQAVSSSNMTPHYPDCKLHYDSESSEEEAPLNLCLRVQSNNLALLDTTGSETPERQTIINAEVCTIAPPKEQEIDPCDQRHSAAFALCQLASSNDIFNDSSFGQQETTEGQNSQSLTPPDKSPVKDTPDTPKQSTRPLGKKRVNNRPLRHITKRAKVKEPARTQRKRSQNC; this is translated from the exons ATGGACACTCTCCAGGGAAGAAAACCGAAGAAACCCCATTACATTCCCCGCCCTCCTGGCAAACCTTTCAAATATCAGTGTTTCCAATGTCCATTCACCTGCAACATCAAGTCTCATCTCTTCAACCACATGAAGTATAACCTGTGCAAGAACTCCATCTCTTTGGTGTCCCAGCGCATAGAACAGACAGGGAAAACGCAGAGACCTTCCCAGCATAATTTCCCCTTCAACCAAAAGAGCAAAGAGCCACCCCTGGAAGCTGAAGTTAGCAAACCTATAGAAAGGGTCAACGACAAGGTTGAACAAGAGAAGATGGGTAAAGGAACAAGAGAAAAGCCTGAAAGTCCCATCGAAGGGGTCACTAACGATGTGACTGAGCAAATCTGTAAGACCAGGGACAAAAATGGAGACATAGACATTGAACAGAACAAAATATCTTCAGCTTTCTCACCAGTTGCACGAACATGTGAAAGCGAAGCTCTAGCTCAGTCTCCACACAAAGATGATCAGTCATCTACTTCAGCCATTCCTCAGTTTTACCACCAAATGGCACCCTGGGCCCCACCTGCTTCCACAGCACCGCTTCTTCCTCTAATACCAGAATATCCGTCATACATGGTATCTGAGAGGCCCTTGCATTCTCTCTACACACCCTTCTCACACAACCAAGCAAACACCCCAGCCTACCAACTTATACCTCGAGAGACCCAAAGACCTCTTGTTCCATCACCTTTGGTCCCACCTAGTACTTCCCTTCTCCATCCCTACCACTATAGATACACCCATTCTATTATCTCTGGTCCACCTCTACCCTACAGCCTCTACCAACACCCTGAATTTTCCATGTCTTTACAGAGAACCAGGTACCTTCCTCTGGATGTGTACAGCAACAGATTTTATCCTCGAGAGTATGGAGGGCATTTAGTACCCCTACCTCATCCTGAATCTTACAGCAGACTTCCTGAGGACAGGGCTTTCCAGGAGCACAAAACAGTGGACAAAGGTACTCGCCAGAGTCCTTTAGAAGGGTGCGCCGCCTCTGGATCTCCAGACAGGCCTAGTACCGCAGATGTCACCCAGCGAATCCCTGTTACACTCAGGCATGCTTCTCATGGGGAGATATTCCCAGTTATTCAATCGCAGCATACTGAATCAGTGGCAACTACAGTCACTGAAAACTTACCCAAGAAATCATTTGGACAAACTCAAGAGAgcttattacaaaataaagagaG GAATGAACCACAAACCACAGCTTCTGCAAGAAGCAGTGAGATTTCATCAGAGAAGGAAGATGAAGATACCGAGGAAGAGCCAGCTCCTCTTAACCTTTCAAAGAGAGACCAGGCCGTATCCAGCAGCAATATGACACCCCACTACCCTGACTGCAAGCTCCATTATGATTCAGAAAGTAGTGAAGAAGAAGCACCGCTCAACCTCTGCCTCAGGGTTCAATCCAACAACCTAGCCTTGCTCGACACCACAGGCTCTGAAACTCCAGAAAGACAAACCATTATAAATGCTGAGGTATGCACAATTGCTCCACCCAAAGAACAAGAAATAGACCCATGTGACCAGAGGCACTCTGCTGCCTTTGCTCTGTGCCAGCTAGCTAGCTCAAATGACATTTTCAATGACTCCTCTTTTGGCCAACAAGAAACGACTGAAGGCCAGAACAGTCAAAGTCTTACTCCCCCAGACAAGAGCCCAGTCAAAGACACTCCAGACACACCAAAACAGAGCACACGGCCACTGGGAAAAAAACGGGTAAACAATAGACCTCTGAGGCACATTACCAAAAGAGCTAAGGTCAAAGAACCTGCTCGAACTCAAAGAAAGAGGTCACAAAACTGCTGA